A genome region from Natranaeroarchaeum sulfidigenes includes the following:
- a CDS encoding HD domain-containing protein, translating into MGVEIKESRVSEEEFADMADFVFEYLSASVQNEDEGGRMRWYPWHSAEYRHNHILNVVELSTEIARKEGADVDIARVAALFHDIAKLDAEQDVHAEEGARVARKYLEAHGDYPESFVESVCRAVRDHSYQGSLNDLSLETQSLIEADLLDKIGANGTALMLLRMGYEARTHMDAAEMVERVLERGQNAADRVESETAQDIAHRRLKRVRWFSEWLDDEVAAIDLDEIDP; encoded by the coding sequence GTGGGGGTTGAAATCAAGGAGTCCCGCGTCTCCGAAGAGGAGTTCGCGGACATGGCCGATTTCGTCTTCGAGTATCTCTCGGCGAGCGTGCAAAACGAGGACGAAGGTGGACGGATGCGGTGGTATCCGTGGCACAGCGCGGAGTATCGCCACAACCACATCCTGAACGTCGTGGAGCTATCGACGGAAATCGCGCGCAAAGAGGGTGCAGACGTCGACATCGCCCGGGTCGCGGCGCTCTTTCACGACATCGCGAAGCTCGACGCCGAGCAGGATGTCCACGCCGAGGAGGGCGCGAGAGTTGCACGCAAGTATCTGGAAGCACACGGGGACTATCCCGAATCCTTCGTCGAGAGCGTCTGCCGAGCCGTTCGGGACCATTCCTATCAGGGATCGCTGAATGACCTGTCCCTGGAGACCCAGAGCCTGATCGAGGCTGACCTGCTCGACAAGATCGGCGCGAACGGAACGGCACTGATGCTGTTGCGGATGGGTTACGAGGCTCGCACGCACATGGATGCCGCCGAGATGGTCGAACGAGTGCTCGAACGTGGCCAGAACGCCGCCGACCGGGTCGAAAGCGAGACGGCCCAGGATATCGCTCACCGGCGACTCAAACGGGTCCGCTGGTTCAGCGAATGGCTCGACGACGAGGTCGCCGCGATCGATCTCGACGAGATCGACCCCTAG
- a CDS encoding threonine synthase produces METSHAFDGLRCLDCGETVSADQDVGRCPDCGGVLDPQYEYDEIDLDRETLDDRTDRSQWRYCELLPFTRESAVSLDEGGTPLVECPRLADELDVGRVLVKDDGRLPTGSTADRGQSLALTAATEADETAVALPSPGASAQSAAAYAARAGLDSHAFVPSRTPFTNKAMINVHGGDMNVIGGRFGDAVEAFEDAIAEESWHSLSAFDTPYRHEGRKTVLFEIVEQLDWTLPDAIVAPTGTGLSIAGLYKGARELRELGFVDDLPALYVAQAAGCAPFVEAWGAERSEAAPVELPDTICGELEIPDPNGSAHVLDALAATDGGAVSVEDPEILESAVTAASSEGLEVGTSTGAALGGTWRLAERDTLGEDDCIVVLNTGAGSKDNDVLRSHLMGQGI; encoded by the coding sequence ATGGAAACCAGCCACGCGTTCGACGGTCTGCGATGTCTCGACTGTGGTGAGACGGTCTCTGCCGACCAGGATGTCGGGCGATGTCCCGATTGTGGCGGCGTCCTCGACCCACAGTACGAGTACGACGAGATCGACCTCGATCGGGAAACGCTCGACGACCGCACTGATCGCTCCCAGTGGCGCTACTGTGAGCTGCTGCCGTTCACGCGAGAGAGCGCGGTCAGCCTCGATGAGGGCGGGACGCCACTGGTCGAGTGTCCGCGACTCGCCGACGAGCTCGATGTCGGGCGCGTGCTCGTCAAGGACGACGGGCGGCTTCCAACGGGATCGACCGCGGATCGGGGACAATCGCTGGCGTTGACCGCCGCGACGGAAGCCGACGAGACTGCCGTTGCGCTCCCCTCACCGGGGGCGAGCGCACAGTCTGCGGCGGCGTACGCAGCGCGAGCGGGCCTTGACTCACACGCGTTCGTCCCCTCGCGGACGCCCTTTACCAACAAGGCGATGATCAACGTCCACGGCGGCGACATGAACGTGATCGGCGGCCGCTTTGGCGACGCGGTCGAGGCGTTCGAAGACGCCATTGCCGAGGAGTCCTGGCACTCGCTTTCGGCCTTTGACACACCATACCGCCACGAGGGGCGAAAGACGGTGCTGTTCGAGATCGTCGAACAGCTCGACTGGACACTGCCGGATGCGATCGTTGCGCCGACTGGGACGGGCCTCTCGATCGCCGGGCTGTACAAGGGGGCGAGAGAGCTACGCGAGCTGGGGTTCGTCGACGACCTGCCCGCGCTGTACGTCGCGCAGGCCGCGGGCTGTGCACCCTTCGTCGAGGCGTGGGGCGCGGAACGGTCGGAGGCCGCCCCAGTCGAGCTGCCGGATACGATCTGTGGAGAGCTCGAAATTCCCGATCCGAACGGCTCGGCACACGTTCTCGATGCGCTGGCCGCGACCGATGGCGGTGCCGTCTCCGTCGAAGATCCAGAGATACTCGAGAGCGCCGTCACGGCGGCGTCAAGCGAAGGCCTCGAAGTCGGGACGAGTACGGGTGCGGCGCTCGGCGGGACGTGGCGACTCGCCGAGCGGGATACACTTGGTGAGGACGACTGTATTGTCGTCCTCAATACCGGGGCCGGGAGCAAAGATAACGACGTGCTCCGGAGCCACCTGATGGGCCAGGGAATCTAG
- a CDS encoding NAD(P)/FAD-dependent oxidoreductase, with the protein MSGMKRVLVAGGGLAGLVAARHLAETGVDVELLERRDEVGGRVRTVHEDGYTFDRGFQVLFTAYPAVKRELDLDALDLRHFTPGACIAREGQRSILSDPFRDPGAFTDSLFNREVTTRDKLRVLKLRRALANKSHTAIFSGSDRSIREYLDDRGFSEGFIENFAAPFYGGITLDRSLSNSARVFEYTFKMLTAGLIAVPAAGMGAIPEQLADNAREAGATITLGATVEAIEADDDGATVTVDGESRSADAVIVATDPPTAGELTGVESIPTAGRGCVTQYYSMPAGKDLGAGKRLILNAESDAPNQVLVNSEVAPEHAPDDRQLVSATFLGDRGEADARLDDMTRRALASWYPEQNFPDFQLLRTERVPFAQFEQPPESLSELPSVDAPEGRCYLAGEYTRWSSINGAMESGKDAAQAVLSEL; encoded by the coding sequence ATGTCAGGTATGAAGCGCGTGCTCGTCGCCGGGGGTGGGCTCGCGGGACTCGTCGCGGCGCGCCATCTCGCCGAGACCGGCGTCGACGTCGAACTGCTGGAACGACGCGACGAGGTCGGCGGGCGCGTCCGGACGGTCCACGAGGACGGCTATACGTTCGACCGGGGGTTTCAGGTGCTCTTTACGGCGTATCCGGCGGTGAAGCGCGAACTCGACCTCGACGCGCTCGATCTGCGTCACTTCACGCCGGGGGCCTGTATCGCCCGCGAGGGACAGCGCTCGATCCTCTCGGATCCGTTCCGTGATCCGGGCGCGTTCACCGACTCGCTGTTCAACCGCGAGGTAACCACGCGGGACAAGCTCCGCGTCCTCAAACTCCGCCGTGCACTCGCCAACAAGTCCCATACTGCCATCTTCAGCGGTTCCGATCGGTCGATCCGTGAGTATCTCGACGATCGGGGCTTCTCCGAGGGGTTCATCGAGAACTTTGCCGCACCGTTTTACGGTGGCATTACGCTCGATCGGTCGCTCTCGAACTCCGCGCGCGTGTTCGAGTACACGTTCAAGATGCTAACTGCGGGGCTGATCGCGGTTCCCGCGGCGGGAATGGGCGCGATTCCGGAGCAGCTCGCCGACAACGCGCGCGAAGCGGGCGCAACGATCACGCTCGGTGCCACCGTCGAGGCCATAGAAGCGGACGACGACGGTGCGACCGTCACTGTCGATGGCGAGAGCCGGTCAGCCGACGCCGTCATCGTCGCGACGGATCCGCCGACCGCGGGGGAGCTAACCGGTGTCGAGTCCATCCCGACTGCGGGGCGTGGCTGTGTCACACAGTACTACTCGATGCCCGCGGGCAAGGATCTCGGCGCGGGCAAACGGCTCATCCTCAACGCCGAGAGCGACGCGCCGAATCAGGTGCTCGTCAACTCGGAGGTCGCCCCAGAACACGCGCCCGACGACCGACAGCTGGTCAGTGCGACATTTCTCGGTGACCGCGGGGAAGCCGACGCGCGCCTCGACGACATGACGCGCCGGGCGCTCGCGTCATGGTACCCCGAACAGAACTTCCCCGACTTCCAGTTACTCCGGACCGAGCGCGTGCCGTTCGCACAGTTCGAGCAACCCCCCGAGTCGCTGTCGGAACTGCCAAGCGTCGACGCACCCGAGGGACGCTGCTATCTCGCGGGCGAGTACACCCGCTGGTCCTCGATCAATGGAGCGATGGAAAGCGGCAAAGATGCTGCGCAGGCGGTGCTGAGCGAGCTGTAG
- a CDS encoding metallophosphoesterase, with amino-acid sequence MAGTTDPRIGRRSIYVPDADALVLADLHVGRDAASNVELPLGERGDLLDRVRQLLDRFEPGTVVFAGDILHAFDTVPLQASRTLTAIVELVEDAAASPVAVIGNHDRLLDDVWDGDTVEEYRLDDERTVVLHGHEPPTADADRYVIGHDHPAIEIEGQRRPCYLVGEGVYEGSDVLVLPAFNRLAPGILLNRTHQLGSPLIDDLDEFRPIVRDVDTGETYRFPPLGEFRQLL; translated from the coding sequence ATGGCGGGGACGACTGACCCGCGGATCGGTCGGCGCTCCATCTACGTTCCCGACGCCGACGCCCTCGTTCTCGCCGACCTGCACGTCGGGCGAGACGCCGCCTCGAATGTCGAGTTGCCGCTGGGCGAGCGTGGGGACTTGCTCGACAGAGTGAGGCAGTTGCTCGACCGCTTCGAGCCTGGAACCGTCGTCTTCGCCGGCGATATCCTGCACGCGTTCGATACGGTGCCCCTGCAGGCCAGCCGAACGCTAACGGCGATCGTCGAACTCGTCGAGGACGCCGCGGCGTCGCCGGTAGCTGTGATCGGAAACCACGACCGGCTACTCGACGACGTGTGGGACGGCGATACAGTCGAGGAGTACAGGCTCGACGACGAGCGGACCGTCGTCCTGCACGGCCACGAACCGCCGACCGCCGACGCCGACCGGTACGTGATCGGTCACGATCATCCGGCGATCGAAATAGAGGGACAGCGTCGGCCGTGCTATCTCGTCGGTGAGGGGGTGTACGAGGGGAGCGACGTACTCGTGCTACCTGCGTTCAACAGGCTTGCCCCGGGGATCCTTCTCAACCGGACACACCAGTTGGGCTCCCCACTCATCGACGATCTCGACGAGTTTCGGCCGATCGTCCGGGACGTCGACACAGGGGAGACGTACAGATTCCCGCCGCTCGGTGAGTTTCGGCAGCTCTTGTGA
- the artA gene encoding archaeosortase A, giving the protein MTVASSTPLVVDAFTSFDPTAHFVWVAIGAFLLTAALDLAGNRKHARYAGSVAWALFGVFWLTMMPYFYYDAQSPLQTILSLAGLPLCVYTGYLLYGGRDSLLTLTRAVGLMGIIYLPFTTIEPLKMWLIETVTIQSHMGMQLLGYSPGIEEGMNGYQSRFAFEGYSTYIVLACTGIGSISIFGGLIAAVRAPLRRKLAAFAVAVGVIWILNLARNVFVGLAAPLGWFDYGVFNTITATLAGEGMRTSFFVSHHLISQTLSIVALVGITLLVVRIVPELFDVLDDLLYILTGDEYDLRADLGMEPVMTDGGDD; this is encoded by the coding sequence GTGACAGTAGCTTCGAGTACCCCGCTCGTGGTCGACGCGTTCACGTCGTTCGATCCGACGGCCCACTTCGTCTGGGTCGCCATCGGTGCGTTCCTCCTGACGGCCGCACTCGACCTCGCGGGCAACAGGAAACACGCCCGGTACGCCGGCAGTGTTGCGTGGGCGCTGTTCGGCGTCTTCTGGCTGACGATGATGCCGTACTTCTACTACGACGCACAGAGCCCCCTGCAGACGATTCTTAGCCTCGCCGGACTGCCGCTGTGTGTCTACACCGGGTATCTACTCTATGGCGGGCGCGATTCGCTGTTGACCCTGACTCGCGCGGTCGGGCTGATGGGGATCATCTATCTGCCCTTCACGACGATCGAGCCGCTGAAGATGTGGCTCATCGAGACCGTAACGATCCAGTCTCACATGGGGATGCAACTGCTCGGCTACTCGCCGGGGATCGAGGAGGGGATGAACGGCTACCAGAGCCGCTTTGCGTTCGAGGGCTACTCGACGTACATCGTGCTGGCGTGTACCGGGATCGGGAGCATCTCGATCTTCGGCGGGCTGATCGCCGCAGTCCGCGCGCCGCTTCGCCGAAAGCTCGCCGCGTTCGCGGTCGCTGTCGGCGTGATCTGGATCCTCAACCTCGCCCGGAACGTCTTCGTCGGTCTCGCCGCCCCGCTGGGCTGGTTCGACTACGGCGTCTTCAACACGATCACGGCGACGCTCGCGGGTGAAGGGATGCGAACCTCCTTTTTCGTCTCCCATCACCTGATCTCCCAGACGCTCTCGATCGTCGCGCTCGTCGGCATCACCCTGCTCGTCGTCCGCATCGTCCCCGAGCTGTTCGACGTGCTCGATGATCTACTCTATATCCTGACCGGCGACGAGTACGACCTCCGCGCCGACCTCGGGATGGAGCCCGTTATGACGGATGGCGGGGACGACTGA